The following DNA comes from Dehalococcoidia bacterium.
GAGGACGCGAGTCTCGGCCCGCGCCGGCGCAGATACGGCGAAGCGCTCAGCTCACTGGGGCGGCGTGGGCGTGACGGTGGGAGGGATAGGGGGGAGCTGCAGCACCTGGCCGACTTGCAGGGCGCTCGGATTTATGCCGTTGAGGGCGACCAGCTGCTCGACCCAGGCAGCGACCTGCGATGGAGGGATGCCCAGCTTCTGGGCGATGATCGTCGGGTTGTCGCCGCTGACCACGGTGTATGTCCCGCCGCCGCCGGCGACGGTGGGCCTGGCCGTGGCGGTCGTCTGAGGCGCGGCGGTCGCCGCCGGGGCGGTGCGGGTGGCGGCCGCGGTGCCGGTCGGGCGCGGCGTGGCGGCGACGCGTGGGAGGCGCAATTCGACCCCGGCCTGGAGCAGGGTCGAGTCCGGGATGCCGTTGAGACGGAGCACCTCGGCGACCCAGGCGGCCTGCTGGTCGGGAGGGATATTGAACTGGGCGGCGATGGCGAAGAGGCTGTCGCCAGGCCTGACTACGTAGGTGGTCTCGCCCGTGACGGCGCTGGTCGTGCCGCTGCTGCCGGCCTGGGTCTCGCCGACGAGCATGGGTTCGGGCAGCTTCGCGGGCGGCGTCGCTGTCGGGATGGAGCCGGGGCGCTGGACCGAGATGGGGTTTTCGCCGCCGCCGAAGATGCAGGCGGCGGCCGTGAGGCCGGCAGCCAGCGCCGTCAGGGCCAGGCCCGCCAGTCGCTTGAGCATCGAAGGGATGGTAGCCAGCGGCTCCGCGCGCGGCAACTTAGCCGCCGCCCGCGGCGAAGGACTGCAGGAAGGCGATGCTGAAGCGCGCGGCTTCCTCCAGGAGTCGCGGTTGGACGCGAGAGGACACGTCCTGGGGTGTGTGCAGCAGCGGGTCCTCCCAGCGGTGCAACATCAGGGCGGGTATGCCGGCGGAGATGAAGCTTGCATGGTCGCTGCTGGCGTTGGTCAGGCTGCCGCGCCTGGCGCCTATGCCTAGCTGGTCGGCGATGGTCTGACCTCGCGCCTGGAGGTCAGGGCTTCCGATGAGGAGCCAGGTGTCGTTGCCCACGCCTACCATATCCAGGTTGAGGACGGCCTTCAGGCGGGCACGCTGCTCGGGGCGCAGGCTGGCAACGTAGGCAGCGCTCCCGACGAGACCGATCTCCTCCGCGCCCCACAGGACGAAGCAGTGAGCGCCCATCTGCCCAGACTGGGCGAGAACCCCGGCGACCTCGATGACCGTCGCCGTGCCGGTGGCGTTGTCGCTGGCGCCGGGCGCCTGCGGCACGCTGTCGAAGTGGCCGCCGGTCACGGTCTCGCAGTCCTTCCCGGGCGGCTTCGCGATCACGTTGTGGGCGACGGCGGTGCCGGCCGGGCCAATGGTGACCCGCGCCTCGACGGCGCCGCTACCGGCGGCGCGGAGCAGGCTCTGGCCGTCCTCCTGGGAGATGGACGCGGCCGGTATGCGGGACTCCTGGCTCAGCGAGCCGAGGAAAGTCCCGGGCTGGTTGTTGAAGATGATGACGCCCCTGGCCCCGGCGCCCATGGCGTTGATGACCTTCTCCTGGAAGGTCAGCTCGCCTCGCTCAATCAGGGCTATGTTTCCAGAAACCGAGGCCGGAAACTCGGAGGGACGGCCGAGACCAGAGGGGACGAGGCGGCCGCTGACGCTGCCGGAGGCGGAGCGGGCGAGAGGCAAAGCAGTGAGCGAGGGCGGGCCTCCCGCGGGCGATGTGAGCTCGACCTTCGCCTCGCGGCCGGACTCGTTCGTCACGGTGAAGTCCTGGATGGAGACATCGTAGCCGAAGGAGCGCAGGAGGCCTACGAGGTAGTCGACGGCCTGGCGCTCCGCGGGCGTGCCTGCCGGACGCGGACCGATCTCGTCGGCGAGCTTGCGGACGTAGCCGAGGATGCGCTCGCCGTCCGGCCTGACATCCCGGACGGCCGGCGCCGGTGACGGCGATGGCGTAGGTTCGAGGGCGGCGGTGGGGTCCGCGACTGTAGGCGCGACGGGGGTCGAGCTGCCGCCGCCGCAGGCGGCCACGAATAGCGACAGCGAAACGAAGAGGGCGGCAAGCAGCCGCCACGCACGTCCAGGCAAGAGGTCCTCCTCCACCACCCTATTCCCTACGAAGGCTCCCGTTTTGTCCCTGGACGGGCGCGCAGGAGAACTCCTCTATATACGGTACGCGAACTTGTGGACTCAGGCCTTTCTCCGGCCTTTCAACCAGGCCTTGAGGCGGTCAGGCCAGCCGCGCGAAGTCGAGTAGCTGACGATTTCGCCCCGCCAGCGCTTCTCCGGCCCCGGCCGCCCACCTGGAGCCCGCAGGGAAAGGACGAAGGCCGTGGCGAGGACAATCAGTGCCCCGATCATGACCCAGGAAGAGCCAGGGATTCCTCTGAAGAGGAAGGCCGCGAAGAAGATGAGGAGGGACCAGAGCATGATCTGGTTCAGGGATATCGAGGCGATGCGGCGGGCGAGCCAACTCTGGGCGTTGGTGAGGCCGGAGGTGACCCGGCGCGGCTGCCTGCGCGGCTTACCGGACTCGGGGATGAAGTCGTCCAGCTTTCGCAGGATCTCGTTGATCTCGCGCTCCAGCTTGTCCGGCATGGTTTCGACCCTCGAGCAGGGGATTTGCGGGTTCGCTTCATTCTACACACGTGGCGGGCGGCGCTACTACCGGCCCCTGCCCGCTTTGCCCCAACCGCCGCCGCCCGGCGTCTGGACCCGAAGCACGTCGCCCGGACTGGCGCGGAATTGCGTCTTGCCGGGCAGGCGACGCTCTTTGCCGTCTCGCACGAGGCTGTTGCGGCCGGCGGCGCCGGGCCGGCCGCCGCGGGCGCCCCACGGCCGGGTCCGGCGGCGGTCCGTCATGAGGGTCACGTCGGTCTCGGTCAGGAACTCGTAGGCCCGGATGAGGCCATCACCGCCGCGGTGGAGGCCGGCGCCGCCGCTTCCTTCGCGCAGGGAGTATTCCAGGACGCGGAAGGGGTATGTCATCTCCAGGGATTCGACGG
Coding sequences within:
- a CDS encoding LysM peptidoglycan-binding domain-containing protein, with amino-acid sequence MLKRLAGLALTALAAGLTAAACIFGGGENPISVQRPGSIPTATPPAKLPEPMLVGETQAGSSGTTSAVTGETTYVVRPGDSLFAIAAQFNIPPDQQAAWVAEVLRLNGIPDSTLLQAGVELRLPRVAATPRPTGTAAATRTAPAATAAPQTTATARPTVAGGGGTYTVVSGDNPTIIAQKLGIPPSQVAAWVEQLVALNGINPSALQVGQVLQLPPIPPTVTPTPPQ
- a CDS encoding M28 family peptidase yields the protein MPGRAWRLLAALFVSLSLFVAACGGGSSTPVAPTVADPTAALEPTPSPSPAPAVRDVRPDGERILGYVRKLADEIGPRPAGTPAERQAVDYLVGLLRSFGYDVSIQDFTVTNESGREAKVELTSPAGGPPSLTALPLARSASGSVSGRLVPSGLGRPSEFPASVSGNIALIERGELTFQEKVINAMGAGARGVIIFNNQPGTFLGSLSQESRIPAASISQEDGQSLLRAAGSGAVEARVTIGPAGTAVAHNVIAKPPGKDCETVTGGHFDSVPQAPGASDNATGTATVIEVAGVLAQSGQMGAHCFVLWGAEEIGLVGSAAYVASLRPEQRARLKAVLNLDMVGVGNDTWLLIGSPDLQARGQTIADQLGIGARRGSLTNASSDHASFISAGIPALMLHRWEDPLLHTPQDVSSRVQPRLLEEAARFSIAFLQSFAAGGG